The window AAAGTACCCCATGACGGGCATGAAGAAACGCTTGTCTTCCTTTTCTATATGCCTGGGATAGAAATCCACCAGGTACGATATGGCGTGCTTAATCTTCTCGAGAGCGGTTTCGTCGCCGGCTGCATACTGAAGCCGTGCTTCCGTCAGATTGCGGACAAAGTCTCTCGCTATGGCGTGCTCGCCGATCAGGTCCTTCATGACCTGTCGATGCTCGTCGGAAAGCGCTTTCTTCGCCAACTCCCGAAACAGGATGTCTTCTTCTTTCCCGTGATGGCAGCGGTCGGCATAGGTGCGGATGAAATCCACCGCTTCGTCTATGAAATCAACATCCGCTTTCCCGGTTTCATCGAACTCGCGCACCCGCAGGCCCATCACGGTAACCATGCGTTCGATCAGTCTGTGTTCAATCATCAACGGTCCTATGGGCAGCATATGTCGGCCCTCCTTCCTATTTCGCTTCCGAGTCCATCAAAAGGGTCAAGCGCCGGAGCGCAGCTTGTTCAGCATGGCGATCGGTTTGGCCATATCGACGATGTGGCCGTGGAGCATGGCCACCCGATTGCCGGGAACGCCCATCATGAGGTCACAAGGATCGATGGCGG is drawn from Deltaproteobacteria bacterium and contains these coding sequences:
- a CDS encoding hemerythrin domain-containing protein produces the protein MLPIGPLMIEHRLIERMVTVMGLRVREFDETGKADVDFIDEAVDFIRTYADRCHHGKEEDILFRELAKKALSDEHRQVMKDLIGEHAIARDFVRNLTEARLQYAAGDETALEKIKHAISYLVDFYPRHIEKEDKRFFMPVMGYFTTEEKGKMLEEGFEFDRNLIHARYRDIVERNGG